The following is a genomic window from Cyanobacterium sp. T60_A2020_053.
AATCTTAGACATCAAAATTGGTTCTGGTTTTTGGGGAAGCTATTGAAATAACTATATCCATTATCCATTGTTATGAAGTAAATCCAGCGCCCTCCGGTATTGCAAATCATCATCGGTGGCAATCTGAAAAAAGGTGAGGGGCGCTGAAGGGGATACCACAACATCAGGAGTAATACCCAATTTATTAATATCTTTGTGGTTAGGAGTTTCATATTTAGCCACTGTTACCGCCAATCCAGCGCCGTCAGGGAGTTTAAACAGAGATTGAATTAAACCCTTACCGTAGGTTTTTTCTCCTACCAATAAAGCGCGCCCATTATCTTGCAAAGCGCCCGCCAAAATTTCACTAGCGCTAGCTGTGCCACCATTAACTAAAACAACCAAAGGCTTATCTGTTAAAGGCTGTCCGAAGGCATCGTAACTACCCATTGTGCCTTGACGATTGACAGTATATACAATGGTACTAGGTTTTAACCACAACCGAGCGATTTCTACCCCTGCTTGTAGTAATCCTCCCGGATTGTTACGCAAATCTAAAATATAACCCTTTACCCCGTCTCTTTCCATCAAGGCGATACTATGCGCAATATCTTGGGTAGCATTACCGCTAAATTGATTTAAACGGAGATAACCTACCAAAAAATTAGGGTCTGTGTTATCTAATTTAGCAATTACTGAACTTAATGACAAACGATCTCTTTTTAAACGATATTCTTTAATCTTTTGCTCATTTTGGGGCTTAATTATTAATAATACTTCTGTACCAATTTCTCCTCGAATTAAATTAGCGGCTTCATCTAAACTTAAACCATCGGTTTGAATGCCATCGATACTGACTACCTCATCACGGGGGGCAATTCCGGCGGTTTCGGCGGGGGAATTGGGTAGAGGGGTGACGACTTGGATATGTTTAGTTTCAGGATTGATACTAATTTGTAAACCTACCCCTGATAATTCCCCAGATGTGGTAATTTGTAGATCATGATAGCGATCTGGTGGTAATAAACGGGTATAAGGATCATCTAAAGTTGCTAACATTTCCCTGATAGCTGTGTAGGTTTCTTCTCGATTGTGTAATGGTTGCCGTAAAAATTTTTGTCTTAAATTCCACCAATTTTGACCATTAAAAGTGCTATCTACATAAGATTCATTAACTAAGCGCCAACATTGCAAAATTAATTTTTCTTCTTCGCTAAAGGCATAAGCGCCCTCCACCCCTAGCCATCCCCACGATAGGATATAGATAATTAAAATTAGGCTGGTAATAATTTTTTTCATAATTATGATTCAATAGTCTTTGATTGAACGAGCAAAAATTTATCGGTGTTGACTTTTTTAGCATATCGCAATTATTGACTCTCTTACTTTGAGTATGATAAATTGTTGGTTGAGATAGGGAAAAGGGAAGAGGGAAGAAAGGGAGGCAGAGGAGGAAAAGGAAGCAGAGGGAGAAAGGGAAGCAGAGGGAGAAGGGGCGAAAATTAATTATTCATTATTCATTATTCATCTCGTAGGGAAAGTAATTTTTCATCAAGTTGTTGTAAATAGTCGAGGGCGCTATCTTCTGTTAATATCCCCTTGCGTAAAGCATCGGTAATAGCACTTTTTTCCGCTATGTATAAACGGCGCAATAAACCGTCTAAATATAAATTTTCTAGGGTGCTATTCTGGTGTGACGGGCGCTGGTTATAATATTCTCTTAATTTATTTTCCGCATCGGCAATTTTTACTTGATAACCAGAAAAAATTTCTTCATAAAGAGATTTAGATAAGCTACCCGAATCTAGTAAATTTTTCAATTCTTTTTGGGCAGATTTGGCAGTAATTAAGTTTAGTTGTAGTTGTTCTATTTTTTGTTTAATTATGGAAGGAGTAGATATTTTTAACTTTTTCACAAACCAAGATAAACTTAGACCTTGACCAAGTAACGATAATAAAACAGTGCTAAAAACAATAGTAACTAATTCATTTTTTAGGGGTAATGTAGAGGGAAGACTGATGGCTAATGCCATTGATAATGAGCCTTTCACGTTACCCCAAATTAGTATATGTTGCCACTTTAAGGGTAAGGGGCGGTCAAAAAATTTGAGTAAATAACTAAGAGGATAAATAGCAAAAACTCTACCTATTTGATAAGCAATAATTGCTAAAATTGCGAGAGGAAAAGTTTGAATTACTGTACTTAAATCAATACTGATTCCTAATACTAAAAAAAGAAAAGTATTAACCCCAAATCCTGCATATTCCCAAAAATTTAACAGAGTTACTCTAGTACCAGCGGAAGTTTTACTAAAACCCAAATTACCCACCACTAAACCAGTAATCACTACAGAAATAGCGCCCGACACCTCTAATAATTGCCCGATTTGAAATGAACCCAAAGAGACGGCAACGGTTAATAATATGCTACTGAGGGCATCATCTAACTGCTGAAATAAACCCACACAAAGATACCCTAACCCTAAACCCAGCGCCCCTCCCCCCACAAATGCCACGAAGGTTTGCATCAGCGCCCCTCCCCACGAAAATGAACCTTCTAGTAATATGGTTGTAATAATATTGATTAAAACAAGGGCAACACCATCATTAAATAAACTCTCATTTTCCACGATATTAGCCAAGGGAGAAGGCACTACCACGCTTTTAAAAGCGGCAATTACTGACACGGTATCGGTAATGCTTAAAATTACACTAATAGCCGCCGCCGTTAACCAAGGAAAATCAAAAAAATTCCGTAAGAGTAGAGTGGTGATGAGGGCGCTGATTAATACTCCGGGCCCAGCTAATAAAGCGATGGGTTTAACGGTATCGCGCAAACGACTAATTTCGGTGTTGATAGCTGCTTCAAAAATCAGAATTGGCAAAAACAGATTGAGAATGACATCAGCATTGAGAGAAATGGAACGAGGTAAGGTTTCAGGGGTGATGAATAACCCAGCTACTACTAAGCCGATGACATAGGGAATTTTTAATTTGCGAGTAACTAAAGCGACAACGGTTGCCACCAATAGCAATAATATTAGACTGCTGACAAGGTTTGTAAAGTTATCACTATTCACGGCAATTAATTTGAAAAGGGCAAAGTTAAAAGGGCAAAGGGCAAAGGTTTTAAAAGGGCAGAGGGAGAAAGGGAGACAGGAAGAAAAGTTAGAATTTAGAATTTAGAAAACAAATACTTCTACATTGTTCATTATTAATTATTCATTAATTAATGGCTAAACTAGATGATTAAGAAATAATATAAATAAAATTATGACTGATTCTGAATCAAAAGATTATTCTCAAGTTAATTTGGATCGAGATGATAAAGGCGCAAAAGCTAGACAAATGCTGGGGATGAAGGGCGCTGGAAAGGCTAGTAATATTTGGCAAATTCGTCTTCAGTTGATGAAACCCATTACTTGGATTCCCTTGATTTGGGGCGTGGTATGTGGCGCTGCTTCTTCTGGGGGATACGTCTGGGGAGTGGAAGATTTCCTCATGGCGTTAACCTGTATGTTGATGTCTGGTCCTCTTTTAGCTGGTTATACTCAAACCATTAATGATTTTTATGATCGAGACATTGACGCTATTAATGAGCCTTATCGCCCTATTCCTTCGGGCGCTATTACTATTCCCCAAGTTGTTACCCAAATTCTGGTGCTATTACTTTTAGGAATTGGTGTTGCCTACGGTTTGGATGTGTGGGCTGGTCATGATTTCCCTATTTTAACTTGTTTGGCTCTGGGTGGTTCATTTGTATCATACATTTATTCAGCGCCCCCCCTCAAGTTGAAAAAAAATGGTTGGTTAGGCAATTACGCTCTTGGTTCTAGTTATATCGCATTACCTTGGTGGGCTGGTCATGCTTTATTTGGGGAGTTAAATTGGACTATCGTAGTCTTAACCCTCATTTACAGTATGGCTGGATTAGGTATCGCTGTGGTTAATGACTTCAAAAGTGTGGAAGGAGATGCAAAATTAGGTTTAAATTCCTTACCTGTTATGTTTGGGGTGACGGGCGCTGCTTGGATTTGTGTCATCATGATTGATGTCTTTCAAGCCGGAATGGGTTTATATTTGGTTAGCATCCATAAAAATCTTTACGCTACCATTTTATTCCTCTTGATTATCCCTCAAATTACTTTCCAAGATATGTATTTTTTGCGCAATCCCCTTGAGAATGATGTTAAATATCAAGCCAGTGCGCAACCTTTCCTTGTGTTAGGAATGTTAGTTTTGGGTTTAGCCATCGGTAATTCTTAACCTCGAAAAAAGGGAAAAGGGCAAGGGGCAAAGGTTTAAAGGTGAGTAGGTTTCAGGCTTCAGGTTGCAGGTTTCAGGTGTAATTTTCAAACAGCTTCTAATCAGTAGGTAAGCAAAATTAATTGTGATTTTTATTTTTCTCAAAGCTGATAACAAGAGGTTTAAACCCCTTGCCTATATACAATTAATTTTGCATGAGAACTTACCCGATACCTGACACCTCCCTTAACGTAACATTTGAATCAGTGCGTAACGTCAGTTATTGAACGTGATTCCGTTGGTTCCGTGTAATTCATTACACGGTGGGTAAATTACGAAGATATAATCTTGCATAACAGATTACCCGAACATGATATTACTCCCCTCTCCTGTGGGCGAGGGGTTGGGGTGAGGGCAAACCAGCTTATTCTTCATTAGTAGTCAGTTGTAAAAATACATCCTCTAAAGAAGGTTTGAGGCGCTTCATTTCGTATATCTCTAAACCTTCATTCACCAACAAACGGGCAATATCCTTAGCGCTATCGTCATTATGGGTAAGTTGTATGGTCAATAATTGACGGTTTTCTTGATTCGTCAAGGGTTGCACATTGTGAGATTGAATATCTTTAATTTGGTCTAGTTGCGGTAAAAGATGGTTGATTTCTCCCACTAATTCGATTTCATAATGGCATTCACCCTGCAAATGTTGCAAAAGTTTTTCGGGGGTATCTGTGGCGACGATTTTCCCTTGATTAATAATAGTTACTAAGTCACAAGTCATACTAACTTCAGGCAAAATATGACTAGACAGAATAATGGTTCTTTCTCCTGCTAAACTTCTAATTAAACGGCGCACTTCAATGATTTGACGAGGGTCTAAACCTACCGTAGGTTCATCTAAGATAATAACAGGTGGATCATGGACAATGGCTTGGGCAATTCCTACCCTTTGACGATAACCTTTGGATAGCTTACGGATGATAACTTGGGCTTTATCCTCTATTTGGCAACACTCTAGGGCTTTTTGTACCTGTGACGGGCGCTGTTTTTTGGCTACTCCTTTGATTTTAGCTACAAACAACAAAAAATCTTTTACCGTCATTTCAGGGTAAAGGGGAGGATTTTCGGGTAGATAACCAATATTTTTTCTCACCGCCATGGGTTGACTATGCACTTCATAACCGGCGATGGTGGCTTTTCCTGCGGTGGCAGGAAGATAACCGCTTAAAATTCTCATGGTAGTGGTTTTTCCAGCACCGTTAGGTCCTAAAAACCCTAAAATTGTTCCTTTTTCCACTCGAAAAGAAACATCTTTAATGGCTTGATTTGTGCCGTAATTTTTACTTAATCCTTCGACTTCAATCATGGTTAATATTACTGACTATATCAGGTTTTTATATTTCTTGAATTAAAGAAAAAATTTGTTGTAAACTTTGTAAATTTTGTAAAATGGTGTCGTGCGCTTTTTCTACTTCTTGAAAGTGAAGATTGTTAATTTCTTGATGATGACGATGGTTAAGAATATTTTGGTCTAATTCATGTTCAATCTCATTATTAAGTAAATCAATTACACTTCTAATTTGAGGATCAGAATTAGAATTATCACCATCAGTAATACTGGTAATAATTTCTATTTTCAGCGCCCCTCCCAAAACCAGCGCCCGTGCCTGTTCAATTTCACCGGCGGTAATTAATGCTTTAACCTCGTCAATTTTGCTCATAGAAATTTTAAAAAATTATATCCTCAAATAGCTTAACTCAAAGACAGGAAAAAATTACCAAAAATCCGTGACCCGATAATTTAATTCTCCTAACATAGTGCGTAATAGGGGTAAACTCAAACCGATAACGTTGCTATGACAACCGATAATTTTATCTATTAAAAATCCTCCCCTTCCTTCTAAGGCGAAACTTCCAGCACACTTCAACGGCTCACCAGTGGCTACATAAGCCTTAATTGTCTCATCGTCCACATTGGCAAAATATACTTCAGTAATACCACAACGAGTAATTATTTGATTAGACTTAACCTCAATTAAAGCATGACCCGTATAAAGTTTGCCCACCTGAGAACTCATTTGGCGCCAACGCTGGATGGCATCGGCAGGAGTTTCTGGTTTGCCATAAATTTCGCCGTTTACCGCTAACACGGAATCACACCCTAAGATTAATCCTTCTCGATGATTTTTGGCAACGGTTTGGGCTTTATTTTGGGCTAAAGTATTAACCAAATTTTGCGGATTCAATAAATTAACCAGAGATTCATCATAGTTACTTACTTCCACGAGGGGATTAATCCCAATCATTTGTAATAGTTTGAGGCGCGCTGGGGATGCTGAAGCTAAAATAAATTTGGTCATATTGAAAACTGTATTTTCCTTTACACTCAAGCCATAACGGCTTAAACTAAGTAATAAATGGTTTATTTTTATGGTAATTATTAATTAGTTTATGAGTAAAGTTATCGAATTGCAAGATGCACAATTTACCACTGAGGTAATGGAATATCAGGATACAGTTCTAGCATACTTTTGGGCTTCTTGGTGTGGTCCATGTCGTTTAGTTTCCCCTTCCATTACTTGGATAGCTGACAACTATCAAGATCGTCTCAAAGTGGTAAAGTTAGAAATTGATGCTAGTCCTGAAAGTGTTGCAAATTGTCAGGTTGAGGGAGTTCCAGCTTTAAGAGTATTTCGCAACGGAGAAATTATTGCTAGTTTGGAGGGCGCTGTCGGCAAACAAAAATTACAAGAATTTGTCGAAGCGGTTATTTAAAATTGTATTCATAATGAGTAATTGGGGGTAAGAAATCAAACCCAAAAATTTCACTCTAATTCCCCCAATTATGCTAAAAATTAAGTGCTGACCAAACTAATGAATATCACAACTGCAGAAACAAAAGTTTGTTTTACCCATAAAAATATATCCTTAATTCAAGGTAGTAGTCTTGACGAAAATTTATTTTCTGAAGAATTTATCGATTTAATCGTTACTTCCCCTCCCTATAACGTTGGCATCGAATACAATTCCAACAATGATGAATTATCCTATCAAGATTACTTAGAATTTTCTGAAAAATGGATGTCGAATTGCTATCGATGGAGTCATCCAGAAGCAAGATTTTTGCTTAATATACCACTAGACAAAAATAAAGGCGGACATCGTAGTGTTGGTGCAGACTTAACGACTATAGCTCAAAAAGTGGGTTGGTTATACCACTCTACTATTATTTGGAATGAAGGAAATATATCACGAAGAACCGCTTGGGGATCGTGGCAATCGGCCTCCGCACCTTATGTAATAGCACCTGTTGAATTAATTGTAGTTTTATATAAAAATAAATGGAAAAAAACAAAAGGTACAAAAAAAAGTGATATTAGCAAAGAAGAATTTATGCAATGGACTAATGGATTATGGGTTTTCAATGGCGAAAGTAAAAAAAGGATTGGACATCCAGCGCCCTTCCCCAAACAATTACCCTATCGTGCCATAAAATTATTTAGTTATCAAGATGATCTAGTTTTTGACCCTTTTACCGGTAGTGGCACAACGTTAATTGTTGCAGAAAATACCAAAAGGAAAAGCGTTGGAGTAGAAATAGATACTCATTACTATGAGTTAGCCAAAGAAAGAATTTTAAGAGAAGTCGGTTCATTGCCAATATAACAATATTAAATTATGTCCAAAGATACACAAGCTGATATTGTCATGGAATATTTTACCAATCATCCTCAAAAAGATATTCCTCATCCCGAAGTGGTTGATTGGGCAGTTCAACAATACGAAAAAAGAACCGGCAAAAAATTTAGAGACCCAGATCGCCAAATCAGAAAATTTCATCAAGAAGGGTTATTAATCAAGGTCAAAAAAGGTGTTTATCGTTATGATCCTGATCTCGTCAAAATAAGAGAATTAGAAGATTTTAGCGAATCGCAAAAACAGGCAATTTTGCAGAGAGACAATTATCGCTGTGTCATTTGTGGTAAAGGTAAAAATGAAGGAATAGAGTTGCACGTTGATCATATTAAACCAAAAGATAACGGCGGAAGAGCTACCATCGAAAATGGTCAAACTTTGTGTTCAGTACATAACTTTAGAAAGAAAAATTATCAGCAAACAGAAACAGGGAAAAAAATGTTTATACGATTATACGATCTTGCTCAATCTATTGAAGACAGAGAAACCATGAATTTTTGTGAGGAAATTCTCGAAGTCTTTGAGAAAAATAATATTAATGGTCATATAGAATGGAAGAAATGATAAAATTTTTAAGTAAATAATACTAATTTCCAGTTTTTGCATAAATCAATGCAAAAATTAAGATTGTATAAGTTATTGACTTTAAAAATTTCTGTTGCCTTTTCGCTTTTTCAACACTAAAATGAATTATGAAACATCAAGAGTTATTTAAAAGAATATCCATAAATCCTCAATTTTGTTTTGGAAAACCGTGCATTAAAGGACATCGTATTTGGGTTTCTTTGATTTTAGATTTTTTAGCAACCGGGATGACTGTTAATGACATATTGCTGGAATATCCCCAATTAGAATTAGAGGATATAATGGCTTGTTTGGCTTATGGTGCAGAAATGGCGAGAGAAAGATATGTAGAAATTGAATTTGATTCTGTGGCATGAAATTTAAATTAGATGAAAATATCGGCACAAGAGGGCGACAGTTATTTATCAGGGCTGGTTTAGATGTGGCTACAGTAGTAGAACAAAATTTAGCTGGTAGTGATGATGATACTTTAATTGATATTTGTCGTCAGGAAGAAAGATGTATTGTAACTTTGGATTTAGATTTTAGTAATCCGATTCGTTATCAACCTTCAAAATATTGTGGAATAGCAGTTTTGAGACTGCCAAAACAAACAAGTCATCAAGATTTATTAGATGCCATTTCAACTTTGATTCAAGCCTTAAATAACAATGTTATTATTGGTAAATTATGGATTATTCAAAAAGGTAAATTGCGTATCTATCAAGAAGATGATTATTGACTTCTTCAAGAAATAATATTCTGTTACAATATTTCGGGCTTTTAGCTCGATTTTTAGAGAGAAGGTCTAATTAACATAATTTTAAAATACTATAAAATTAACTACAATTAATGCAATTATCAAACCGTATTAAACCTTTACAAAGTAATGTTTTTGCTGATATGGATCGCGCTAAAAGTGAAGGGATTAAGCAAGGAAAAACCTTAATTGACTTGTCATTAGGTTCGGCAGATTTACCTACGCCCCCTCATATTCTTAAAACCATAGCAGAAAGTTTAGAAAACAGCGCCCTCCACGGCTACTTATTACATCGGGGTACAAAAGAATTTCGAGAAACCGTAGCGCAATGGTATGAGCAAAGATTTGCCATCCCCGTGGATGCAGAAACGGAGGTTTTACCCCTCATTGGCTCACAAGAAGGCACGGCGCACCTCCCCCTAGCAGTATTGAATCAAGGAGATTACGCGCTGGTTTTAGACCCCGGTTATCCTTCCCACATTGGGGGAGTGTATCTAGCAGGAGGGCAAATTTACCCTATGGCATTGAGAGAAGAAAATAATTTTTTACCACAGTTTGAGGAGATTCCTAAATCTATCTTAACTCAGGCAAAAATGATGATTCTTAGCTATCCTCACAATCCAACCAGCGCCCTCGCTCCTCAACATTTCTGGGAAAAAGCAGTTAAATTTTGTATTGATAATAATTTAATCTTGGTTCATGATTTTCCTTATATGGATATTGTTTTTAAAGATAATAAACCATTTTCTGTATTTCAATTTGATAAAGAAAAACAAATTTCTATAGAATTTTATACTTTTTCTAAATCTTATAATATGGGAGGATTTAGATTAGGTTTTGCCATAGGGAATCAAGAATTAATTCAAGCATTAAAGCAAGTTAAATCAGTGATTGATTTTAACCAATATAAAGGAATTTTACAAGCGGGAATGGTAGCTTTAACCTCATCTCAAGAATGTGTAAAAAATACAGTAAATATTTATCAAGAAAGACGAGATTTTATGGTTAATGCGTTAAATAACATTGGTTGGCAAGTCAATTCACCCCAAGCTACCCTTTATTTATGGTTAAAATTACCGCCCCATGGTCAACAAAATTCTATGCAATTTTGCGTTGATTTGGTACAACAGACGGGAGTGGCATTGTCGCCGGGCGCTGGTTTTGGCACACAAGGGGAAGGTTATGTACGCCTTGCCTTGGTGCAAGATTTAGCCACTTTGCAAGAAGCTGTTAATCGCATTCAAGGTTTTATTAGCAAGGTGTAAAAGGGCAAATTGATAATTGACAATGGATAATGGATAATTAATTCTTCACCCAGCTATTAATTCATAATTCATAATTTATTAAAAAGTATTGCCGTATTCTTCTAAAAAAGCAATAACGTTAATTAACTCTTGTCGGTTGGCTTCATTGGGTTCGAGTTGATAGCGGATTTGCGCAAGACGGCATCTAGTTTCAATTCTAATTCGGCGAGACGCACGTTCTCGGCTTTCAAGCTCTCGATTTCTGTCTGCTGCCTCTTGAGCCACTCTTCGTGACTCTTCTTCAACTCTTCGTTGCTTTTCCTCAACTCGGCGTTGTACTTCTTGAGCCAAGCGATTTGTTTCTCGGTTTCTACGGTACCACTCAACGCCGAAATTAGCCATTGTAGCCACGATGGCTGCCACAGTGAATCGGTTGCTCCAGATTCTTGGTTCTGTGATAATGCCGAGGATTTGGAAGTCGGTTTGGTCATAAAATCTTAAAAATGCGATGGTTATTAGTAAAACTGTTACCAATGTCGATGGTAACAATGATAAAAAATTAATCCACATTCACAAAGGTATATTTTCCTTGATTATAGCAATTTTGCACTGAGTGGAGGGCGCTGTCAATTTTGGTTACAAATAAGGGAGAGTCAGATTTTAACCATGATTTTCAAAATGTTCTAATTCTTGCCTTTTTTTCTTTGCCATAAAGAAATATTAAGGACTATAGAAAGGTTAAATTTGTTTTGATTACACTAAATTGTACACAGTAAAAATATTATCTTAACCGTGGAATGATTAATTTCATCTCAAAACAGAAAAAGAGTAATTATTATGAGTAAAAATAAATCTTGGCAAGTGTTAATAATTGGGGGGGGCGCTGCTGGTATTACCGTAGCATCTCAACTTAAAAATAAATATGATAACCTCAATATAGGAATTATTGAACCATCAGAAAACCATTACTATCAACCAGCATGGTCATTAGTTGGTGGTGGTGAGTATCAATTTGAAGATACCGTAAAACATGAACAAAATTTGATCCCTCGTGGTGTTACTTGGATCAAGGATTTTGCTACAAATATTGATCCCGAACAAAATCAAGTTACCGTTAAAAGTGGTACAGTGCATCAATATGATTATTTGGTAGTATGCCCCGGCATTATCATTGATTGGGATAAAATTACAGGATTTAAAGAAGCCATCGGCAAAAATGACGTTACCTCCAACTACGTTAAAGAATTTGTCTCTTATACATGGGAAAGTCTGCAAAACTTCAAAGGTGGTACGGCTATATTTACATTTCCTGCTGGAGCGATTAAATGTCCCGGCGCCCCCCAAAAAATCATGTACATGGCTGATGAGTATTTTCGTAAACAGGGCATTAGGGAAAAAACCACCATTATTTATGCCAATGCTGGAGCGAAAATGTTTGGTGTGCCTACCTATTGCAAACCCTTAGAAGAAATTGTCGAGCGTAAAGGTATTGACGTAAAATACGGTTATAATTTGATCGAATTGAAACCTGACACCAAAGAAGCGGTGTTTGCAGTCAATGGTGGAGAAAATGTTACCATCAAATATGACATGATTCATGTGTCACCCGGCATGAAACCCTTTGATTTTATCAAAGATAGTCCTATCAGTAATGAGCAAGGTTGGGTAAATGTCGATCAATACACTTGCCAACATCCCCACTATAAAAACGTTTTTGGTTTAGGTGATGCTTCTTCTTTACCCACATCAAAAACTGCAGCCGCCATTCGCAAAGAAGCGCCCACCGTCGTCGCCAATATAGGGGCGCTGATGGCTCAACAGCAACCCCAAGAGAGATATAATGGTTATGCTTGTTGTCCATTGATTACGGGTTATGGCAAGGTAATTATGGCAGAATTTGACTATGATAAGCAACCCATGCCCAGTTTTCCTCTTGATCCTACCAAAGAAAGGGCTAGTATGTGGTTTGTGAAAAAGTATGTATTACCTTGGCTATATTGGAATCGGATGTTAAAAGGGAAGCCTTTAGAAGCCGATAGTTGGCGCTTTTTGTTACCAAGATAAAAAAAGTCTTGTAAATGAAGCGCCCTTCACCTCAGTAATACCTTTACTGAATTAGCTGAAAATAGTTAAATGGGTGATGGTATGAAAGTTCCTGATATTATCATCCTTGACGATGCTTTAGGAGATAATAGTTTAACGGTGATGGGCTCTGGATTGAAAATTAATAAAAAATTAAGTCTAATAATTCATTCTAATCAAGTAGAGGTTTCCCACTCATAGCTTTAAAAACCAATACAGGATAGAATTAGGTGACAATTTTATTGAACTTTTAGGGGTTGCTGACTTTGAGTATGATTCATATTTAGAGTTTGCTGAATAACTCAGAAACCTAATTAAACAAATACTTTAAGCATAATTTACTTTAAAAAAAGTGCAAAAAATAACGTTTTTTCTTCAAAAATACTGTATTTCTTAGTTATGAATCAAAAATAATTGATACAAATGAGCAGTTTATGAAAAATAAATTATTAACAACCCTAGCGCCCACCCCCTTATGCAGGGCTTTTAATATCTCCCCATTAAGTTACTTCTCCATCAAAGCCGAATAGTATTGTAAACTGTTGAGTGTTAATTATTGATGACTGAATCTGGATGCACATTGCTTGGCTTGGGAAAAAATCACCTTTTTGCGGTAACGTCACCTATAGCAGGGAAATTACCAGCGCTTTGTTAGCAAGAGGTTATAAGGTTAGTTTTCTCCATTTTAGTCAAGAAGGGGAAGATTCTTCTTTTGATGTTTATAATGCTGAGGTAAATTTACCTTTTATTTATAAATCACAAATCTATACTATCCCAGCGCCCAACTCCTCACAAATACTCTTAAAATCTTTACAAGAGTTAAAACCTGATTTGGTTCATGCTTCTTTGACATTATCACCTCTTGATTTTAAATTACCCGAAATTTGCCAGCAGTTAAACCTTCCTTTAGTCGCTACATTTCATCCTCCTTTTGACAGTCATTGGCGCAATTTTAAATCTAGCACTCA
Proteins encoded in this region:
- a CDS encoding ABC transporter ATP-binding protein, with translation MIEVEGLSKNYGTNQAIKDVSFRVEKGTILGFLGPNGAGKTTTMRILSGYLPATAGKATIAGYEVHSQPMAVRKNIGYLPENPPLYPEMTVKDFLLFVAKIKGVAKKQRPSQVQKALECCQIEDKAQVIIRKLSKGYRQRVGIAQAIVHDPPVIILDEPTVGLDPRQIIEVRRLIRSLAGERTIILSSHILPEVSMTCDLVTIINQGKIVATDTPEKLLQHLQGECHYEIELVGEINHLLPQLDQIKDIQSHNVQPLTNQENRQLLTIQLTHNDDSAKDIARLLVNEGLEIYEMKRLKPSLEDVFLQLTTNEE
- a CDS encoding site-specific DNA-methyltransferase; the protein is MNITTAETKVCFTHKNISLIQGSSLDENLFSEEFIDLIVTSPPYNVGIEYNSNNDELSYQDYLEFSEKWMSNCYRWSHPEARFLLNIPLDKNKGGHRSVGADLTTIAQKVGWLYHSTIIWNEGNISRRTAWGSWQSASAPYVIAPVELIVVLYKNKWKKTKGTKKSDISKEEFMQWTNGLWVFNGESKKRIGHPAPFPKQLPYRAIKLFSYQDDLVFDPFTGSGTTLIVAENTKRKSVGVEIDTHYYELAKERILREVGSLPI
- the maf gene encoding septum formation inhibitor Maf, with the translated sequence MTKFILASASPARLKLLQMIGINPLVEVSNYDESLVNLLNPQNLVNTLAQNKAQTVAKNHREGLILGCDSVLAVNGEIYGKPETPADAIQRWRQMSSQVGKLYTGHALIEVKSNQIITRCGITEVYFANVDDETIKAYVATGEPLKCAGSFALEGRGGFLIDKIIGCHSNVIGLSLPLLRTMLGELNYRVTDFW
- the chlG gene encoding chlorophyll synthase ChlG, coding for MTDSESKDYSQVNLDRDDKGAKARQMLGMKGAGKASNIWQIRLQLMKPITWIPLIWGVVCGAASSGGYVWGVEDFLMALTCMLMSGPLLAGYTQTINDFYDRDIDAINEPYRPIPSGAITIPQVVTQILVLLLLGIGVAYGLDVWAGHDFPILTCLALGGSFVSYIYSAPPLKLKKNGWLGNYALGSSYIALPWWAGHALFGELNWTIVVLTLIYSMAGLGIAVVNDFKSVEGDAKLGLNSLPVMFGVTGAAWICVIMIDVFQAGMGLYLVSIHKNLYATILFLLIIPQITFQDMYFLRNPLENDVKYQASAQPFLVLGMLVLGLAIGNS
- a CDS encoding PDZ domain-containing protein, which encodes MKKIITSLILIIYILSWGWLGVEGAYAFSEEEKLILQCWRLVNESYVDSTFNGQNWWNLRQKFLRQPLHNREETYTAIREMLATLDDPYTRLLPPDRYHDLQITTSGELSGVGLQISINPETKHIQVVTPLPNSPAETAGIAPRDEVVSIDGIQTDGLSLDEAANLIRGEIGTEVLLIIKPQNEQKIKEYRLKRDRLSLSSVIAKLDNTDPNFLVGYLRLNQFSGNATQDIAHSIALMERDGVKGYILDLRNNPGGLLQAGVEIARLWLKPSTIVYTVNRQGTMGSYDAFGQPLTDKPLVVLVNGGTASASEILAGALQDNGRALLVGEKTYGKGLIQSLFKLPDGAGLAVTVAKYETPNHKDINKLGITPDVVVSPSAPLTFFQIATDDDLQYRRALDLLHNNG
- a CDS encoding thioredoxin, yielding MSKVIELQDAQFTTEVMEYQDTVLAYFWASWCGPCRLVSPSITWIADNYQDRLKVVKLEIDASPESVANCQVEGVPALRVFRNGEIIASLEGAVGKQKLQEFVEAVI
- a CDS encoding sodium:proton antiporter, translating into MAVNSDNFTNLVSSLILLLLVATVVALVTRKLKIPYVIGLVVAGLFITPETLPRSISLNADVILNLFLPILIFEAAINTEISRLRDTVKPIALLAGPGVLISALITTLLLRNFFDFPWLTAAAISVILSITDTVSVIAAFKSVVVPSPLANIVENESLFNDGVALVLINIITTILLEGSFSWGGALMQTFVAFVGGGALGLGLGYLCVGLFQQLDDALSSILLTVAVSLGSFQIGQLLEVSGAISVVITGLVVGNLGFSKTSAGTRVTLLNFWEYAGFGVNTFLFLVLGISIDLSTVIQTFPLAILAIIAYQIGRVFAIYPLSYLLKFFDRPLPLKWQHILIWGNVKGSLSMALAISLPSTLPLKNELVTIVFSTVLLSLLGQGLSLSWFVKKLKISTPSIIKQKIEQLQLNLITAKSAQKELKNLLDSGSLSKSLYEEIFSGYQVKIADAENKLREYYNQRPSHQNSTLENLYLDGLLRRLYIAEKSAITDALRKGILTEDSALDYLQQLDEKLLSLRDE